One genomic region from Diabrotica undecimpunctata isolate CICGRU chromosome 9, icDiaUnde3, whole genome shotgun sequence encodes:
- the LOC140450582 gene encoding uncharacterized protein — protein MVNIKLHSNYNKKSFKISCAILENITCNLSQFRILTKKLPIPGDIFLADDSFHKPSQIDILVGSDLYYDLILPEIIPLGPRLPILQASHLGYLIAGVIAPHLTAPTVANNVSGEVALLSTCSTDELLTKFWNMEELSQKPILSEADELAEQIFQTTTKILENGRFEVDIPLKSAQEHQVLGDSFSIAKRRFLSLENKFQKDKKLFFEYKNFIDTYISSGHAEYVPLSFVNENSDKKYFIPHLCVINEQNKSTTLRVVMDASCKSSTGESLNDISLKGYQVQPDLFDILVRFRQYKFIFSCDIQKMFRQTWINKDQRFLQNILWRDDTHDSIKCIQLNTITYGTNSAPFLATRVLQEI, from the coding sequence ATGGTCAACATAAAATTGCATtctaactataataaaaagtcttTCAAAATTTCATGTGCTATCTTAGAAAACATTACTTGCAATCTTTCACAGTTCCGCATTCTTACAAAAAAGTTACCAATTCCAGGGGACATTTTTCTCGCCGATGATTCCTTTCACAAACCTAGTCAAATAGACATCTTGGTTGGGTCAGATTTGTACTACGACCTAATTCTTCCGGAAATAATTCCTCTTGGCCCCAGGCTTCCAATCTTGCAGGCTTCGCATCTGGGGTACCTAATTGCCGGCGTGATAGCTCCTCACTTGACGGCACCCACAGTAGCAAACAATGTTTCTGGAGAGGTTGCTCTACTTTCTACGTGTAGCACGGATGAGCTGCTCACAAAATTTTGGAACATGGAAGAACTTTCTCAAAAACCTATTTTGTCGGAAGCTGACGAGCTGGCCGAACAAATATTCCAAACTACAACAAAGATCCTTGAAAATGGACGCTTTGAAGTAGATATTCCATTAAAAAGTGCACAAGAACACCAAGTACTGGGTGATTCATTTTCCATAGCCAAAAGGCGTTTTCTCTCGCTCGAAAATAAATtccaaaaagataaaaaattatttttcgagTACAAAAACTTCATTGACACATATATTTCTTCAGGGCATGCTGAATATGTACCGCTTTCGTTCGTGAATGAAAATTcggacaaaaaatattttattccacATTTGTGTGTCATCAACgaacaaaataaaagtacaacTTTGCGTGTCGTCATGGATGCTAGTTGTAAAAGCTCTACAGGAGAAAGTCTGAACGATATTTCATTAAAAGGGTATCAGGTGCAACCTGATCTATTCGATATTCTGGTTCGTTTCAGGCAATACAAATTCATATTTTCCTGTGATATTCAAAAAATGTTTCGACAGACGTGGATCAACAAAGATCAACGTTTTCTACAAAATATTCTGTGGAGGGACGATACCCACGATTCTATAAAATGTATTCAACTTAATACTATTACATACGGGACGAACAGCGCCCCATTTCTTGCAACGAGAGTCTTGCAagagatttaa
- the LOC140450583 gene encoding uncharacterized protein, whose product MSWKFIPPRSPHWAGIWEASVKSAKYHMRRLIGSSSFTFEQFYTVMVQIEAVMNSRPICAMSSDPSDYTFLSPGHFIIGSSLTAHPEQNLEKIPENKLSVFQQIAKVQQSFWKKWSVDYLNRLQNSPKWSRPRDNIKVNDLVLLREDDVPPLKWLLARVVDTMPGQDGKVRVVKLKTINGQFTRTISKISVLPRQDKEE is encoded by the coding sequence ATGTCATGGAAGTTTATTCCCCCTAGATCTCCTCATTGGGCTGGGATCTGGGAAGCTTCAGTAAAAAGCGCTAAATATCATATGCGTAGACtaataggctcttcttctttcaCTTTCGAACAGTTTTATACTGTCATGGTTCAAATTGAAGCTGTGATGAATTCAAGGCCTATCTGTGCCATGTCCAGCGACCCTTCCGATTACACTTTTCTCAGTCCTGGGCACTTTATAATAGGCTCCAGCCTGACTGCGCATCCTGAGCAAAACTTAGAAAAAATCCCGGAAAATAAACTATCCGTGTTTCAACAAATTGCGAAAGTACAACAAAGTTTCTGGAAAAAGTGGTCTGTCGACTACTTAAACCGCTTACAAAACTCTCCAAAATGGTCCCGACCAAGGGATAACATAAAAGTCAATGACTTAGTTCTTCTGAGAGAGGACGATGTACCTCCTCTAAAATGGCTTCTAGCACGGGTAGTTGATACAATGCCCGGTCAAGATGGCAAAGTCAGAGTGGTCAAGTTAAAGACCATCAATGGTCAATTTACAAGAACAATCTCTAAAATTTCGGTTCTTCCTAGGCAAGATAAAGAAGAGTAG